TAACATGGGGACTTTTTTTGTTTTTTTTGTTTCGTAAGGGTGGATATTTTCCCAACCCATGAGGTAGGCCGGTGTAACACCCAATGCCTTAGCTAGAGGCTCTAAAATATTTAATGGTAGGTTTTCTATTTCATCACTTTCGTATCTATATACTGTTGCCCTGTTCTTCCCGAGTTTTTTTGCTAGATCGTCTACAGATAAACCTAATCGCTTTCTTCTGTTCTTAATTCTTTCTCCAACAGTCACTTGTAATCACCATCCTTACGACTATTATATACCTACTATCGCATTTTTGCAACAGTTATATGTAACAAAATAAAATAATTTGCGTGATGTGCGAAATTTGTCTTGACAACGGGGCGGGGATCGGGTACAATTTGGTTAATCGCACAGTATGCGACAAAAAAGGGGGTGTAAAGATGGTAAACATAAACAAACTAAAGGGTAAGATTGTAGAGCGGGGCATGTCCGTGGGAGACTTAGCAAAAGAGATAGGCGTCGACAGGAGCACACTCTACCGAAAAATGAATGCCTCTGGCGAGCCGTTTACAATAAGAGAGGCAAATCTGA
This genomic interval from Desulfofalx alkaliphila DSM 12257 contains the following:
- a CDS encoding helix-turn-helix domain-containing protein, producing MVNINKLKGKIVERGMSVGDLAKEIGVDRSTLYRKMNASGEPFTIREANLICKALKLSGQEAMAIFFSDCVA